From Candidatus Neomarinimicrobiota bacterium, a single genomic window includes:
- a CDS encoding glycogen/starch synthase, with translation MSRKIYFLVSEIIPFSETGDLAHFARYVPIRLQEHKHDVRLTSPKYGFISERKYTLREVIRLREIECEMNGDIVMASAKSAFIPKTRVQVYFMEHPDWFQPLNPLLYKSRNGRPLSDNDERFAFFSKTALCMLTHLFWSPDVILCNDWQSASVPIVYKQLFAGKDFYKDIKTVQLLHSLDDYAQVSAGIYEKLGVKVESSGGEGKSRNSLVVACQFADLVIAIDRPGSEISKELSSHTDFESSYKAIESKLRTVSLKDSSEENYRTVADEINVFIEELFA, from the coding sequence ATGTCACGAAAAATCTACTTTTTAGTATCTGAAATCATCCCCTTTTCGGAAACTGGCGATCTGGCACATTTTGCCAGATATGTGCCCATAAGACTGCAGGAGCACAAACATGACGTCAGGCTGACGTCGCCGAAGTACGGGTTCATCAGCGAACGGAAGTATACACTAAGAGAAGTCATCAGACTGCGCGAGATCGAATGTGAAATGAATGGCGATATTGTGATGGCCTCAGCAAAATCGGCGTTCATTCCCAAGACACGGGTGCAAGTCTATTTCATGGAACACCCTGACTGGTTTCAGCCGTTGAATCCTCTGCTCTATAAATCGCGGAATGGTCGTCCTCTAAGTGACAATGATGAAAGGTTTGCCTTTTTCAGTAAAACGGCTCTCTGTATGCTGACACACCTTTTCTGGAGTCCGGATGTCATCTTGTGTAACGACTGGCAATCGGCATCGGTACCTATAGTATACAAGCAACTTTTCGCTGGTAAAGATTTCTACAAAGATATCAAAACGGTACAACTTCTTCACAGCTTGGACGACTATGCTCAAGTTTCAGCCGGAATCTATGAGAAGCTGGGAGTCAAAGTAGAAAGTTCCGGCGGTGAGGGGAAGAGTAGGAATTCTCTTGTGGTAGCATGTCAATTTGCCGATCTTGTGATTGCAATTGATCGCCCCGGCTCCGAAATCTCAAAGGAACTTTCCTCCCATACTGACTTTGAATCCTCATACAAAGCTATTGAATCAAAGTTAAGAACGGTTTCTTTGAAAGATAGTTCAGAGGAAAACTATAGAACGGTCGCGGACGAAATAAACGTTTTTATCGAAGAGCTTTTTGCCTGA